One stretch of Candidatus Omnitrophota bacterium DNA includes these proteins:
- a CDS encoding glycosyltransferase family 4 protein, whose protein sequence is MQWTEKQHEFEGIEGLRFGQGRPSAALRGVRSVLHINDHGGQLGSTEQYIDSTSKALLSIGIESHLIYGQLCGKLGHTFRSTQCVGALSQNRDNAEAFKQISRAVRALAPDLVFVHNIFDIGILEALLSPGRKYSLLWFIHDHHLTCLSELRARLDTVNPECRTPLSEKCLSNLKLGYCIQKHKEREYLGEDLLSRLDLLRFAKRADALIVPSQFMRGLLIRNLSELKSKIHVLPHPVSRPVREILPSANRDYPSLLFNGRIAFEKGLHIALEALMRLEFSQELLFTIAGPVQDERYWAHCKKLIHKAKQLNPRLILHYVGNPDETQSEELYRKADIVLLPSLWSEPHGKVCAEALAHGAAIIASNVGDLATWIIPDKTGVLVRPKSSSTLARAIKQLLEDANLRRELVLFGRELIRVRFTETEHFWALDEIVRRSRRI, encoded by the coding sequence ATGCAATGGACTGAAAAGCAACACGAGTTCGAAGGAATAGAGGGACTCCGCTTCGGGCAGGGCAGGCCATCTGCTGCGCTGAGAGGGGTACGCTCCGTCCTGCATATCAACGACCACGGGGGGCAATTGGGCAGCACCGAGCAGTACATAGACAGTACGTCCAAGGCACTTCTCTCTATCGGCATTGAATCCCACCTGATCTACGGACAGCTTTGCGGCAAGTTGGGGCACACTTTTCGCTCCACTCAATGTGTGGGTGCCTTGTCCCAAAACCGGGACAACGCAGAAGCATTTAAGCAGATCTCCAGGGCGGTCCGGGCCCTGGCCCCAGATCTGGTTTTTGTTCATAACATATTTGATATAGGTATTTTAGAGGCACTTCTGTCTCCCGGCAGAAAATACAGTCTTCTGTGGTTCATCCACGACCATCATCTCACCTGTCTGTCAGAGCTCCGCGCCCGTCTGGACACCGTGAATCCCGAGTGCCGGACGCCTCTCTCAGAGAAATGCCTTTCAAATCTCAAACTGGGTTACTGTATCCAGAAACATAAGGAAAGGGAGTATTTGGGGGAAGACTTGCTGTCCCGTCTGGACCTCTTGCGTTTTGCCAAACGCGCGGACGCCCTCATTGTGCCGTCGCAGTTCATGCGCGGGTTACTCATCCGTAATCTTTCGGAGCTTAAATCCAAGATCCATGTACTCCCGCACCCGGTCAGCAGACCGGTGCGCGAAATACTCCCCTCAGCCAACAGGGATTACCCGAGTCTCCTTTTTAACGGCCGCATTGCCTTTGAAAAGGGCTTGCATATCGCTCTGGAGGCCTTGATGCGGCTGGAGTTTTCCCAAGAGCTTCTTTTCACCATTGCAGGCCCGGTCCAGGATGAGCGTTACTGGGCCCATTGCAAGAAACTGATCCACAAAGCCAAACAGCTCAATCCCCGGCTCATCCTGCACTATGTGGGGAATCCTGATGAGACCCAAAGCGAGGAACTCTACCGCAAGGCAGATATCGTGCTGCTGCCCTCTCTTTGGAGTGAACCCCACGGCAAAGTCTGTGCAGAAGCCCTGGCCCACGGGGCCGCGATCATTGCATCCAATGTGGGGGACTTAGCCACATGGATCATCCCGGACAAGACCGGGGTATTGGTTCGACCCAAGAGTTCCTCCACCCTCGCGCGCGCCATCAAGCAGCTTCTCGAAGATGCGAATCTGCGCAGGGAGCTCGTCCTATTTGGCCGCGAGTTGATTCGGGTGCGCTTCACCGAAACTGAGCACTTCTGGGCTTTGGATGAAATTGTTCGCAGGAGCCGACGAATCTAA